The sequence below is a genomic window from Lolium perenne isolate Kyuss_39 chromosome 7, Kyuss_2.0, whole genome shotgun sequence.
atatgcatgtatgtagtaccgtagaatatgtgaaactccttcaaaattaaaataaagcacaaaagaaataaaacaatacaaattaaacagaaaacaggtttagggggggcaggtttaggggggggggcctaaaaccctaaacctgcggcggcctttagtcgcggttggccagaagaaccgcgactaaaggtcctccgccccgacggccgcctggcgcccacgtggacgggcctttaatcgcggttcttaagcaaccgcgactaaagggggggtctttagtcgcgcttatttggtcgcggttgcgcaaccgcgactaatgacaGTTGCGAACCACGACTAAAGGCTCTTTTTCCACCAGTATGAGCGAGGCCGTGAGATCTTTGCAGAATCGATTTTCTGTCTATAATATGTACAGATGCGATTAACGTCTGCATGCATTAATGTAGCTGTACGCATCAGTATTTAAACCCTCGATCAGATCTAGCCACGATGGATCAGCGTGCCAAAAGTCAGCTTTTCTCCCTATATAAGTGTACTGCGTGCTAACTGTAGATTGCAACACACAGCAGCCTGGTGAGTAGTCCACCATATTCACACATGGCCACCAGCATGCAGGTTAAGCTGGGCGCCATTATCTtgttcctcgtcgtcgtcgccggtaCCAGCAACGGCCTGTTGTGCCGGTTCTCGTTCAATGTCTACACACCAACCAAATTGGGCGCGGGCACCGACGGGCTCATCACATTCGGTGCGTACGACAAGAACGGCACCGGCTGGACCTTCCCGGTAAGTAGCTATGGTTCCAACTTCGATCAGAACACCTGGGTCAGATTCGACGTCCTAGACAAGGAGTGCATGGACCCTTGCCGCCTCACCCTCAAAATTGACGCAGCGGGTACCTCGGGATCAGCCTGGTTTCCCGAGAAAGTCAATATCGACGTCGCTGAGATAGCCATCGATGGCATATATGCCGGATTTTGGGTCTTGAAATACGACTCGACTTTTGTTGTGAACCAGTGGGTGTACCATGGCTACCCGGCCATCGAAATCCGTCAAGATGAGTGCAAGCTTTAGGGAGTGTGCATGCAGTACTACGGTGATCCTGTTGCGGCCGCAGCGCGTGCCTTAGCTTGTTTTTCTTGATTTCCTTCTTTGTTTCCAATTATTTCCAGCACTGTTTTGTTTCCTTTCAGATCCAGTATGTCGGTTTGCGTACTGGCCCGTGGCACTATCTGTGCGTGTACGTGTGTCTTTCTTCTACTTGTATTATCCAGAGCGTCGTCCTCGGTTTGTAAACCACCACTAGCAGATGAATACAAAGACGGCAGTTGTTTTTGTGAGCATTTCTCTTGTTTCAAGGCCTCTAGGCTCAAACCATTTCCTCTGTTAATACCTCTGTTTCGATGAATATGGCGCACACGTATTGCAAGATAAATTTTAAccgaaaaattgagcaacaaacgtTGTTTATATTGTACGTAATAAGTATCCTTGGATTCATATTTAAAAACACTTTCTAATAATGCTATTCTATACAAACGATCTTTACATATTTAAAATAATTCTTgctcaaaaaacatgaaaaacaagaaCACATTATTCATTGGGATGGAGGGAATAGGAGTCATCTCTTGCATCTGTTTTGACTGGCTAAATGTGTGTTAGTTACTTGAAGATATGTCTCTCCTATGACTGCTAGAGGGCCCCACAAGTGTTACAGACCCACCGCCCAGTGACTGTGTACTGTATACTCTGTAGACGGTGAAACAAAGGCATGGGACGGCATGGCCGCTCCTGTGTGTTGGCCGTTTTCCGACAGCGATTTTAGCGGATCTTTAAAATATGTATAaataaacagcaaaagaaaaaatGTCGCAAGTTGTGAGCGAGTCAAAAGTCTCatgttcaatctctctctcgtgtGCGCGTTCTCAGGTGCATCAAGATCCTCTTTTTAACGCTAACCCTCCATAAAATCACTTCAACAAATGTGACAACACCGGAAAAACTGAAAGGGAACATAGAAAAAAGGCAGTCCACAGTCCACACAGCTCCCACGCGAGAATCTCCTGTAATAATAGTTTAAACCGATTATGAAAGTGGCTATAACTCTAGATCCTAACAAATGAAGTTGTGCTGGTCGCGCGGTACTCGTGCATGACAGGACTGACAATATTCAATTTTCTATCTTCATGCTATCACTAGCTAGTAGAAAAATCGTCTTTAGTCCCCATTGATACGGGTCTATATAGTGCCGGTTTTGCAACCGGAACTAGTcatccgggactaaagatcctcctCTTTAGTTTCGGTtgtgagagcatctccagtcgcgtctcccAAACGACGTTTGGGGGACAACGAGCAAGAAATGGAGAAAAACGCGTTTCAGTCGCGTTACCTAAAGCTAAATAGAGCTTCATTttatgtccggcgtccccggtagagactctatgtacaaagtctctaccggggacgccggacacaaaacaGCATCCGGACGCATGCATGCAGTCCCTACTCCGCACATGTCATTCTCTTttcccacactttctctcacctattttttcccacatggggtggtctcctctattaaaatgcatgcatccggacgctgtttgagggacgcTGCTGGGAAGGGTCTCTTTTTTATACAGATTTTTAGTCTCTACTTGTCGTGCCCCAAACGTGCCCCAAATCATTCGTGCCGGACATTTTTTGAGGGACGCGACGGGAGATGCTCTAATACAAACCGGAACTAAAGGTCCCGCCACGTGGGCGGCTAGCGCGCGCCggggcgaaggacctttagtcccggtttgtattacaaaccgggactgaaGGCTATTTCGCTATTTGTTTATCTATTTCGTTTtataattatttttcactcctttTTTCcctatttttttcataatttctagtatttcacttgtttgacaagtttagtctctaactacacttaatctctagtcaaattacttactcgtgatcaaacttcccgctcggtcacccatcctctcactactccagcactagtacgcttaacttccaagttgctTCCGGCCCCGCTTCCCAATGCTTCCCGTGCATATTATTCATACTAGTTTATTTTAAATACTGCGTTGGTTAAGATTTGAATCCAGGATCTTGTGGTCTGATACCATGTGAAATTACATGGTCTAGCCAGTtcaaccaaaagaccaatataatTACTAGGTAATTATATTCAACACATGAAACTATGCGCACAACACTTGTACGGTTCAATCAGCTGGTCACATTAACATGCACACATGCGTATGATTATCATGCTCTTCGATCGATCGACGTACAAGTGGACCGATCGACGGAGATCTACCCCTTTATTCACTTACTCACTTCACTTTGATCCTGGTCGATCTAAATCAAATTACCATATACAAGCTCGGACAGCATGGACGTCGTACGTGGTGAGCTCAACTAAACGTTGACCCGTCACTCACTCAGTATCTCTTGAGGAAGTTCTCGAGCCAGTAACTAGAGGTCTTGCGGTATCTCTTGAGCGTGGCGCGGTCGACGTAGACGAGCCCGAACCTGTCCTTGAAACCGTCGCCGAACTCGAAGCAGTCCATGAACGTCCACGTGAAGTAACCCTTCACGTTCACCCCCTGCCTGAAATCATGATATTTGCAGGCACTGTTTATTGTGCTTCCCCAGCTAGTATTGTTTGATGTGTGGGTGTTCACTTACTGGATGGCCTTGCGCACGAACTTGAGGTGGTTGTAGTGGAACATGGTCCGGGTCCCGTCCTTGAGCGCCTCTTTGATCGGGATCGTGCTGTTGTTCCCCTCCACAGTGCCTGCAACCAATTCGGGAACAAGAAGATCAATAACTTGAGCTGCATCAGAGGGCATGTATAGTTTTAGCTTTACCGTTCTCCGTGATGTAGATGGGGTTGTCGCCGCCGACGTACATGTTCTTGAGGTACAGCAGCAGAGCGCGCAGCCCCGGCGGGTAGTTGAAGAAGATGGGAACGTAGGCCTACATTCATTCAGAATTTCAGATCGACGGAAACTTCTTCAATCACTTCAGGTCGATCAATGGACCGATCGATTATTATACGTACCGGCGGGCCGATGGGGACGCCGTTGCGTACTCCGGTCTGCTCAACCCAGTTGTCGGTGCCGTATTGCTGCTGGAGACCGTTGGGCGCCGGAGCTGCCTTGGCGTAGTTGGTGGTGTAGTAGTTGATGCCGATGAAGTCGAAGGACTTCTTGAGCTTCTCCGACTGCTCTGCCGTGAACTCCGGCAGCCGGCTCCCCACCAGCCGCCGCATCGTCGCCGGGTACTCCCCGAAGGTGACCGGGTGCATGAACCACCCGAGCATGAAGTCGAGGCTGCGCTTCACGGCGTGCCTGTCGGCATCGGTGGCCGGGTCGCTGTAGGGGACGAACCAGTGGGACACCTGCGTGATGCCGATCTGGCCCTTCTGCGCCTGCTGATACTTCGCGCGGTACACGCTCACGGCCTCCGCGTGCGCGATGAGGATGTTGTGGCCGACCATGTAAGGCTCCCTGGAGGAGTCGCCGGCGCCGCAGCTCTTGGACACGTACGGGGAGCAGCGGCCCGGGGCCATCACGCCGCTGCCGTAGCCGAAGGAGCTGAAGATGGTGGGCTCGTTGAAGGTCGTCCAGAACTTCACCCGGTCGCCGAACAGCTTGAAGCACAGCTCCGCGTACTCCACGTAGTCCTTCCTGCACCGGCGTACGTTCAATTCTGCCATGTAAATGGACCTccattttggatgatgtaagaaaGAGCAGAAATATTGATGGAGGCTTACACAATGTTTTCGCTCAAGAATCCTCCGTACTTGTCCTCCAGGACCTGTGGGGTGTCGAAGTGGAAGATTGTGACGAAAGGCACCAGCCCTGCAGGTCGTCAGGTGATTTTGAGTTATGTTTTGCTTCTATCCAGGGATGCTGAACAGAGGGGTTGATTACCTTTAGCTAAAACTTCGTTGATGAGGCTGTTGTAGAAATCGACTCCTGCTTTGTTGATTCCTCCGGCTATAGTTCCAGCTGATGAAAACAGACAAAACATTAGCTACAACAAATTCTGTTATTTAACTCTGAAGCCATGTTTCCACAAGCGGCATTTCTTTTCTGACGGAGAAGTACAGTAGGCAAAAAATCACTTACATGGAAGGATCCTGCACCATGCAAGGGAGAACCTGAAAGTATCCATGTTCATGTCGGTTAGCAGCTTCAGATCCTCCTGCATTTACAAGTTCGCGACGAGGTCAGTCCAAGACTCCAAGTAGCATGTAATGAACGGCCTTGAGTTTGTGCATGACAATTCGATCAGAAAAAAGGCACACCTTGTACCGATAATAGAAGTCGTTTGCTGTATCTGGGTTGCCCCCATCCGCAATTTTACCTGCAGGCAACATGTGTTCCTTTTCACATTCAGTAAGTTTCTTCATCACTGCCACTCCAGCATAAATGTTCGGACAGTTTCGAACAAATTAACAGAGCCCAGTTTCCCAGCCACACACATCTTGGAGCTACAGCACATATGAGATAACGGGATGGCAGACACTATGACAGagagcactggtggaaaaaagggctttggtcgcggttggcaactgccattagtcgcggtggcgcaaccgcgaccaaagctgcgcgactaaaggcccccccctttagtcgcggttccttacgaaccgcgactaaaggcccgtccacgtgggccgcaggcgagcgccagggcggaggacctttagtcgcggttcttctggccagccgcgactaaaggcctccgcagggtttagggttttagcccccctccccctaaatctggtttctttttaatttgtattattttatttcttttgggttttaattctgaaggagtttcacatatttaggccaaccgcgactaaaggcctccgcagggtttagggttttagcccccctccccctaaatctggtttctttttaatttgtattattttatttcttttgggttttaattttgaaggagtttcacatattctacggtactgtatacatacatgcatatgaatgtacaatttcaaacaaatttgaaattagaaccaaaaagaattcaagaggaatatacaatatatattcaatatcggatgaccatatacaatatatattcaatatcggatgaccatatacaattttgaacaagttagttacaaattctggtgcatataaagttgggagagggtgtcgcggaagagcgcgagacggggcggtagacgacggcgtcacggagagggaggcgtatgcggagggggcgacgaggggctcgctcccccctcagtatacgcgcgcggtggcggtggtgaaagggcggtggcgaaagggcggtggcggtgccgaggacacataaccctcgcgcggtggttaagttatgtgtcctcggcgccctagtgcgtgtgtgtggcacgccgtcctaatgcgtgtgtgtggcgcgcgcccccggccggccttcgggcctccgtctcccccctagatctagtacgttttattaagtcaagattttaagtcaaaattattaagtcaaaaaaagtcaaaattttaagtctcaaattacaagtcttcttttagttttttaagtctcaaaattttaactctcaattatttagttaattttaagtctcaaattttaagtctaaaattttaagtctcaaatttttaagtctcaaattttatgtcttcttgtagttttttaagtctcaaattataagtctcaatttttagttaattttaatttcgaaattaacaaaaactaaaactaaaaaaaaaagaaaaaattggCCGGGCCGCCAGATATGCGCGCGCGCGGCGCCTCTATGTGGCCGGCGCGCCTCTCTGCGCCGGCGGCGCGCCTCTCTCTGGCGGTGGCGCGCGCGGGGCCCGCGCCTCTCTctcgcggcggcgcgcgcggggtacgtgcgcggcggcggctgcggcgacacggcgcggcgcgggcggcggcggcgggcggtttGGATCCTTACGGGGCTACGGCGAGCTGGTGGCGGCGGTCGATGGCGCGCGATGGCGGCGGTCGATGGtgcgcggcgggtggcggcggtcgatgcgcgcggcggcgtctgcgtcgaGGAGCGTCGGCGGCGTACGTCGAGGCGCGCGCAGCGAAGATCGTCttcgggcggaggaagaagaatggcgcgGCGGTTCGCCGTGCGCGAATATATAgggacccctttagtcgcggttggggtcgccaaccgcgactaaaggtatttctgCTAGTCGCGGtggggaccccaaccgcgactaaaggtattttcgcccggtttttattttcccgcgcgcaaggacctttagtcgcgttggccaggccaaccgcgactaaagctctttttgaaatttttttcttttttgaaaatcatataatacatataatatatcaaaaaaatcagaaaaataaaactaattcaattcaaaattttaaaaatacaaataatatatcaaaaaaatcagaaaaaaaaactaatgcaattcaaaatcttaaaaatacaaataatatatcaaaaaactaagaaaaataaaactaattcaattcaaaatgtttaaaatacatataatatatcaaaaaattcataaaaataaaactaattcaattcaaaatcttaaaaatacaaataatatatcaaaaaattcataaaaataaaactaattcaattcaaaatcttaaaaatacaaataatatatcaaaaaattcagaaaaataaaactaattcaattcaaaaatttaaaaatacaaattatcaaaaattcataaaaataaaactaattcaattcaaaagttcgttggccccctcttcccgcctctttccatgaccccctcttccctcctcgtcttcccgccatttcttccctgtcttcccgcctctttcttcccgccaattgtttcccgccaatttcttccggcctctttcttcccgccaattttttcccgccaatttcttcccgccaatttttttcccgcctctttcttcccgcctcctgtcttcccgctcccatttttcccgccatttgtcactacatataggtagcccggcttggccagcatcacatctctacaatctctacaaactttgctggtcctgccgtgcttcctttgtatcatttgacttcccatacacgcccaagaagcttaggatgttcacgcaaatattcttcgtaacgtgcatcacgtcgattgcagagcggacttctaggactttccaatattctagctcccagaatatagatttcttcttccacatggctacgtgcccgtcggctcccttcgaatcgattgtccgccaggaccctttccaaagatgactttcaaacccttgaccatatcaaatacctcagcaccagtgtgttccgcaggcttcggccggtgatctgccttgccgttgtaatgcttgcctttctttcttactggatgacctttcggaagaaatcgacgatgcccaaggtacacgttcttcttacaatttggcaaatgtacactttcagtctcatgtaagcagtgcgtgcatgcattgtatcccttatttgacagtcccgaaaggttactaagagcaggccaatcgttgatggttacgaaaagcaacgctcgtaggtcaaattcctcttctttgtgctcatcccacacacggacaccaggtctgccccacagctgtaaaagttcatcaactaatggccttaggtacacatcgatgtcgttgccgggttgcttcggaccttggatgagcactggcatcataatgaacttccgcttcatgcacaaccaaggaggaaggttgtagatgcatagagtcacgggccaggtactatggctggagctctgctcgccaaaaggattcatgccatccgtacttagaccaaatcttatgttccttgcgtcactgcaaaatctttgaactctctgtcgatctttctccattgcgttccatctgcggggtgtctcaactccccgtccgacttacggtcctctttgtgccatcgcaacaacttggcatgctctttgttcccgaacagacgtttcaaccgtggtattataggagcataccacatcaccttggcgggaaccctcttctgggtttctcgccctcaacatcgtcaccagggtcatcgcctacgatcttataacgcaatgcggtgcatacttgggcattcattcaaattctcgtattcaccgcggtagaggatgcgatcgttgatgcatgcatgtatcttgaacctctaaacctagagggcagacaaccttctttgcttcgtacgtagtggcgggcaactcgttattctttggaaacatattcttcaacattttcagcaagttttcaaatgccgagtcagctacacctgctcgtgccttccatctcagcaaatccagtgtgcagcccagctttttcagaccatcatcgcatccggtacagcgccttcctgtgatcctctaacatgcgatccaaattctccctctctttttcagtttcgcagcgtctccgtgcatcagcaatggtccgaccaagatcatcaacgggatcatcacgtgcctcttcttcaccttccccttcaccttccccttcaccttcagcatcctccatgaaagtatcaccgaaatgagcaagatagctttcatcgatgaaatcatccccttcttcatcttcttccattataacccctctttctccatgcttggtccaacaattatagcttggcatgaaaccgtgccgaagcaggtgcatgtgaacatctcttgaggaagagtaacccttctgattcttacatttaacacatggacagataacaaaaccctcctgcttgttcgcattagccactacgaggaaatctttcaaacccgcactgaactcgccggagagtcggttaccgtacatccattgtcgattcatctgcattattataatataaaatatataattaaccatcatgcatttgttaaactaactagctacaaacaatataaattaaacaatgaactacacacacatgcacattttatcaacgacacatcaaaggttcaagttgctaaccgcgatcgaggaggaaaaaataaatgagaaagctcaagtgtggctccaacacttcatatcatgtttgtttcatgctcttggggcatttcatcaaacaccttatgtgcataagaggaaccaaaagcaaacctaacacccacttgtgagcttgtgaagagaatggcaccaaatggctaagtgttggctgctggatgggtatatataggggaggggctttagtcccggttggcctggccaaccgcgactaaaggccttcgggcacctttagtcgcggttggcctggccaaccgcgactaaagaccccccacgtgcaccggctggccaccgagcgccctgggcccaggcctttggtcgcggttctcctcccgaaccgcgactaaaggtaccatttgtcgcggatcctgcagcatcgcgacttatggggctcacccgaagcctgtttttccaccagtggagtaatgtactccctccgttctataCTAAATCAGCGATAACCAATATGGAACTGGGCTCTGTTAATTAATAAAAATGACATCAGTAAGAATCTATATGATGGACCTGGGGTGTGAGCGAATGTGTCCCAGATGTTCTTGCCCCGCAGGTTCACAGCTCCCTCATACTGCATAACATGAATGCGGAAGGGAAGCTGCTAAGCATCTACTACACTGATCAACAAAATTAAAAGCAAGCCATGTCGAcaatttttttttcgataaagagccaTGTCGACATATACGTACCTGAATGGCAGAGGAGCCGGCGCCGAAGATGAAGTCCTTGGGGAAGCTGGACCTGTTGAACGCGCCATGCACGCCGCCGCTGCTGCAAGCTAGCAGCGCCGCTAGGAGAAAGACAGGGAGGAGAAGAGCCCTCTCCATGTAGCTCGTTTCCGAGATCCGTATTGGATGGGAGGCGGCTTAATTTCTGCGTTGATGGACCATGATGTCCTACTTGTATTTATACAAACGATCTGGGCGAGGGGAACAGCAAATTAGAGAAAAAACAATAGTGTAGCCGGGCAGCCGGCTATAACAGTTTGCCACATCATCTATAATTAACTTATAGCTAGTATGTATAATAGTAAGCTATAAAAGTGTAGTACTTTTACAATACACGGTCCACCTTTTAGTCTCACATAGTGCCTAGAAGCACGTGCTAGAACTGGCTATAAGATAAGAGCCTACTTCCCTTCTCTCTCataatctctctcctccaactaagcaaacttATAATATTTTATCTTTTATAGCCAGCTGATTGTACCTTATTATACTTGCTCTTAGCAGATGGCTTCGCGTGAGGAATGGTGACTTTCTGACAGAAACCCTTAATCAGTGGTCAAGTGTCCCGAATATGTGGGGCTTAATCAATTGTCAAGTGTCATTTGATTCTGCGTGACTTGATGATTCAGCGAATGAGATGAGAATGAACAAGTCCGCTCGCACTGTATCATTTCAGGTTGATACCAGTAATTTGCGTACATCCAAGGATAGTGGAGGAGTTGCAAACCAATCTAGGGGTTCTCTCTCGCAAACCAATCTAGGGGTTCTTCTCTCTCGCAGCGCCGTCGCGGGTCCGTCTCATCTCTATTGGCCTTGGGGCCTTGGATATGCGGCGGACCATGGCCCCTCGCCGGCTTAAAGGTTCTTTAAGGTAATTTCCATGTCTTATTTGGAATGGTAAAGCGATGGCGACATCATGAAATCCGAATAAGATCCTTCCTCTTCCTATCCTATCTCTGCTCCGGCGGTGCATACAGCGTCGGCGAATGGCGCGTGGAGTTGTTTTCCCCAATGGATTCTTTGGAATTCAGTCGGTGTTCACGTTCATTGTTATGGTTGCAAGTGTGGCTTTACTAATCTGCAATATTCGTCATTGACGATGGTTGTTGCTTTACTGTGTCGGTATTTTGGTGACTTAGCATGCCGATTACCTGCATGTTTACTACAACAAGTTCTACTACGATAAGTTTCGCTCGACTCCGAGGGCGGTGTGAGGATGGCGGCATGCCTTGGTCTAGCTACAGTGTTTGTAGACGTCGCTAGGTTGTGTAAAGATCTATTTGTATTTTTTGTTACTTTTAAAAATGTGTGTACTTCTTGATGATTATTAGCAATGATTTACTTCCAGAAAAAAGTCAGATTGAGAAATACTACAATAATGGAGCACGTGATACac
It includes:
- the LOC127316848 gene encoding beta-glucosidase 28 yields the protein MERALLLPVFLLAALLACSSGGVHGAFNRSSFPKDFIFGAGSSAIQYEGAVNLRGKNIWDTFAHTPGKIADGGNPDTANDFYYRYKEDLKLLTDMNMDTFRFSLAWCRILPSGTIAGGINKAGVDFYNSLINEVLAKGLVPFVTIFHFDTPQVLEDKYGGFLSENIVKDYVEYAELCFKLFGDRVKFWTTFNEPTIFSSFGYGSGVMAPGRCSPYVSKSCGAGDSSREPYMVGHNILIAHAEAVSVYRAKYQQAQKGQIGITQVSHWFVPYSDPATDADRHAVKRSLDFMLGWFMHPVTFGEYPATMRRLVGSRLPEFTAEQSEKLKKSFDFIGINYYTTNYAKAAPAPNGLQQQYGTDNWVEQTGVRNGVPIGPPAYVPIFFNYPPGLRALLLYLKNMYVGGDNPIYITENGTVEGNNSTIPIKEALKDGTRTMFHYNHLKFVRKAIQQGVNVKGYFTWTFMDCFEFGDGFKDRFGLVYVDRATLKRYRKTSSYWLENFLKRY